One Streptomyces hundungensis DNA segment encodes these proteins:
- a CDS encoding phosphotransferase, producing the protein MPRSSATPPVGALLRRYASPGEPLSCERVAQGLLNRGYRLATTRGDYFLKHHLDGDHEAIARQHRATERLQALGVPVAPPVPAADGDTVAVIGGDCYALHPWVQGSHRDGAQLCAVESRRLGALLGLVHTCLAQVMDPDVPQAEHRSADPVNTLALIDDLVARARRHEPRDAFDELAEHRLLERRVLLGLHAHRRPATPVTGAWVHGDFHPLNLLYRGEGRSAEPAAIVDWDRLGVQPRAEEAVRAAAIFFVRPSGELELAKVRAYARAYRRAAGADAEELAAAVHRVWWERLNDFWILRWRYQLHDRRADPQFPAASALAVWWTREYEAVCEAFAG; encoded by the coding sequence GTGCCGCGCTCATCTGCAACTCCACCCGTGGGCGCCCTGCTGCGCCGCTACGCATCACCCGGTGAGCCGCTCTCCTGCGAACGGGTCGCCCAGGGCCTGCTGAACCGCGGTTACCGGCTCGCCACCACCCGCGGCGACTACTTCCTCAAGCACCACCTGGACGGCGACCACGAGGCCATCGCCCGCCAGCACCGCGCGACCGAACGCCTCCAGGCCCTGGGGGTCCCGGTCGCCCCGCCCGTCCCCGCCGCCGACGGCGACACCGTCGCGGTGATCGGCGGCGACTGCTACGCCCTGCACCCCTGGGTCCAGGGCAGCCACCGCGACGGCGCCCAGCTCTGCGCCGTGGAATCCCGCCGGCTCGGCGCCCTGCTCGGGCTGGTGCACACCTGCCTGGCGCAGGTCATGGACCCCGACGTGCCGCAGGCCGAACACCGCAGCGCCGACCCCGTGAACACCCTCGCCCTCATCGACGACCTGGTCGCCCGGGCCCGCCGGCACGAGCCGCGGGACGCCTTCGACGAACTCGCCGAACACCGCCTCCTGGAGCGCCGGGTCCTGCTCGGCCTGCACGCCCACCGCCGCCCCGCGACCCCCGTGACGGGCGCCTGGGTGCACGGCGACTTCCACCCGCTGAACCTGCTGTACCGGGGCGAGGGCCGCTCGGCCGAGCCCGCCGCGATCGTCGACTGGGACCGGCTCGGCGTCCAGCCCCGCGCCGAGGAGGCCGTCCGGGCCGCGGCGATCTTCTTCGTCCGCCCCTCGGGCGAGCTGGAACTGGCGAAGGTACGGGCCTACGCGCGGGCCTACCGGCGGGCCGCCGGGGCCGACGCCGAGGAGCTGGCGGCCGCCGTGCACCGGGTGTGGTGGGAGCGGCTCAACGACTTCTGGATCCTGCGCTGGCGCTACCAGCTCCACGACCGAAGGGCCGACCCGCAGTTTCCTGCGGCGTCGGCCCTGGCGGTCTGGTGGACCCGCGAGTACGAGGCGGTGTGCGAGGCCTTCGCGGGGTGA
- a CDS encoding pyridoxamine 5'-phosphate oxidase family protein has translation MSFEEARAIELLGRVPHGRVATSMRALPFVAPARHVVVDDRVLLRLHAGLGYHHACLGSVVAYGADNLSTGEPHVWSVQFTGTAEPFEPTPEQRGLFGADPCAVDGEPFDPVYMRIEPQFVTVHSLDYSTERRLQHVA, from the coding sequence ATGTCCTTCGAGGAAGCCCGCGCCATCGAGCTGCTCGGCCGCGTCCCCCACGGCCGGGTGGCGACCAGCATGCGCGCCCTGCCATTCGTCGCCCCCGCCCGCCACGTCGTGGTGGACGACCGCGTCCTGCTCCGTCTGCACGCGGGCCTCGGCTACCACCACGCCTGCCTGGGCAGCGTGGTCGCGTACGGCGCGGACAACCTCAGCACGGGTGAACCGCACGTGTGGTCGGTGCAGTTCACCGGCACCGCCGAGCCCTTCGAGCCGACGCCCGAGCAGCGCGGGCTCTTCGGCGCGGACCCGTGCGCCGTGGACGGCGAGCCCTTCGACCCCGTCTACATGCGAATCGAACCCCAGTTCGTGACGGTTCATTCGCTGGACTACTCCACAGAGCGCCGACTCCAACACGTTGCGTGA
- a CDS encoding response regulator, translated as MRETGKITVFLLDDHEVVRRGVHEMLSVEDDIEVVGEAGTAADALVRIPATRPDVAVLDVRLPDGSGVEVCREIRSQNEDIKCLMLTSFADDEALFDAIMAGASGYVLKAIRGSELLTAVRDVAAGKSLLDPVATARVLERLRDGGKSKGDDRLANLTDQERKILDLIGEGLTNRVIGERLHLAEKTIKNYVSSLLSKLGMERRSQAAAYVARIQAEKSH; from the coding sequence GTGCGCGAAACAGGCAAAATCACCGTATTCCTGCTCGACGACCACGAGGTAGTGCGTCGCGGCGTCCACGAAATGCTCTCCGTCGAGGACGACATCGAAGTCGTCGGCGAAGCCGGCACCGCCGCGGACGCCCTGGTCAGGATCCCGGCCACCCGCCCCGATGTCGCGGTGCTCGACGTGCGCCTCCCGGACGGCAGCGGAGTAGAGGTCTGCCGGGAGATCCGTTCGCAGAACGAGGACATCAAGTGCCTGATGCTCACCTCGTTCGCCGACGACGAAGCGCTTTTCGACGCGATCATGGCCGGGGCCTCGGGATACGTCCTCAAGGCGATCCGCGGCAGTGAGCTCCTGACCGCCGTACGGGACGTCGCCGCGGGCAAGTCGCTGCTCGACCCGGTGGCCACCGCCCGGGTCCTGGAGCGGCTGCGCGACGGCGGCAAGAGCAAGGGCGACGACCGCCTCGCCAACCTCACCGACCAGGAACGCAAGATCCTCGACCTGATCGGCGAGGGCCTCACCAACCGCGTGATCGGCGAGCGCCTGCACCTCGCCGAGAAGACGATCAAGAACTACGTCTCCTCCCTGCTGTCCAAGCTCGGCATGGAACGCCGCTCCCAGGCCGCCGCGTACGTGGCCCGCATCCAGGCAGAGAAGAGCCACTGA
- the pdhA gene encoding pyruvate dehydrogenase (acetyl-transferring) E1 component subunit alpha, whose amino-acid sequence MTVESTAARKPRRSSKRTAGAGAKKTAAEPELVQLLTPEGERVEHPDYDVDLSADELRGLYRDMVLTRRFDAEATALQRQGELGLWASLLGQEAAQIGSGRALRDDDYVFPTYREHGVAWCRGVDPTNLLGMFRGVNHGGWDPTTNNFHLYTIVIGSQTLHATGYAMGVAKDGADSAVVAYFGDGASSQGDVAEAFTFSAVYNAPVVFFCQNNQWAISEPTEKQMRVPLYQRAQGFGFPGVRVDGNDVLACLAVTRSALERARRGEGPTLVEAFTYRMGAHTTSDDPTKYRADEEREAWEAKDPILRLRTYLEKAGLADAAFFEELETESETLGKRVREVVRAMPDPEPMAMFENIYADGHTLVDEERAQFAAYQASFAAESEGGSAAGEANQR is encoded by the coding sequence GTGACCGTGGAGAGCACTGCCGCGCGTAAACCGCGACGCAGCAGCAAGCGCACCGCCGGCGCCGGCGCCAAGAAGACGGCCGCCGAGCCCGAGCTCGTACAGCTGCTGACGCCCGAGGGCGAGCGGGTCGAGCACCCTGACTACGACGTCGACCTGAGCGCCGATGAACTGCGCGGGCTCTACCGCGACATGGTCCTGACCCGGCGGTTCGACGCCGAGGCCACCGCGCTGCAACGCCAGGGCGAGCTGGGCCTGTGGGCCTCGCTGCTCGGCCAGGAGGCCGCGCAGATCGGCTCCGGGCGTGCGCTGCGGGACGACGACTACGTCTTCCCCACCTACCGCGAGCACGGCGTCGCCTGGTGTCGCGGGGTCGACCCGACGAACCTGCTCGGCATGTTCCGCGGCGTCAACCACGGTGGCTGGGACCCCACCACCAACAACTTCCACCTGTACACGATCGTCATCGGCTCGCAGACGCTGCACGCGACCGGCTACGCCATGGGCGTCGCCAAGGACGGTGCCGACAGCGCCGTGGTCGCCTACTTCGGTGACGGCGCGTCCAGCCAGGGCGACGTGGCGGAGGCCTTCACCTTCTCCGCCGTCTACAACGCCCCCGTCGTGTTCTTCTGCCAGAACAACCAGTGGGCGATCTCCGAGCCCACCGAGAAGCAGATGCGCGTCCCGCTCTACCAGCGCGCCCAGGGCTTCGGCTTCCCCGGTGTGCGGGTCGACGGCAACGACGTCCTCGCCTGCCTGGCCGTGACGCGCTCCGCCCTGGAGCGGGCCCGCCGGGGCGAAGGACCCACCCTGGTCGAGGCGTTCACCTACCGGATGGGCGCCCACACCACCTCCGACGACCCGACGAAGTACCGGGCCGACGAGGAGCGCGAGGCGTGGGAGGCCAAGGACCCGATCCTGCGCCTGCGCACCTACCTGGAGAAGGCCGGCCTCGCGGACGCGGCCTTCTTCGAGGAGCTGGAGACCGAGTCGGAGACGCTCGGCAAGCGGGTGCGCGAGGTGGTCCGTGCCATGCCGGACCCCGAGCCGATGGCCATGTTCGAGAACATCTACGCCGACGGCCACACGCTCGTCGACGAGGAGCGCGCCCAGTTCGCCGCCTACCAGGCGTCGTTCGCGGCCGAGTCCGAGGGCGGCTCCGCCGCGGGGGAGGCCAACCAGCGATGA